In Primulina eburnea isolate SZY01 chromosome 14, ASM2296580v1, whole genome shotgun sequence, the following proteins share a genomic window:
- the LOC140811731 gene encoding uncharacterized protein codes for MEISFVSRTPKLTREVSYCGFAGGLGHFVHVQVLKKRTASGYTVVRAETNGGGGEAVEGREGKSSAGGFNRVPAMEVSTLNQSFNDAEFPVWEKIGAIVRLGYGVGIYGAMAVAGRFICSLSGIDCMGGFDLSLNAIVQGLGYAAPPIMALLFILDDEVVKLSPHARAIRDVEDEELRSFFYGMSAWQFMLIVAASSVGEELFYRAAVQGALAEIFLRGSNLFADARGMTLLAGVLPPFVPFAQAYAAVITAALIGSLYYLAASPKDPTYVVAPVLKSRSGREDLRKLFAAWYERRQMKKIYSPLLEAFLALYLGFEWIQTDNILAPIITHGIYSSVILGHGLWKINDHQRRLRQRVKKLKLEGKISRK; via the exons ATGGAGATCTCGTTCGTCTCGCGGACTCCGAAGCTGACCAGGGAGGTTTCGTATTGTGGTTTTGCTGGTGGTTTGGGTCATTTTGTGCACGTCCAAGTGCTGAAGAAGAGAACGGCGAGTGGTTATACGGTGGTGCGGGCGGAAACCAATGGCGGAGGTGGGGAGGCGGTGGAGGGTAGAGAAGGAAAGAGTAGTGCGGGGGGGTTCAACAGGGTTCCTGCTATGGAGGTGAGCACGTTGAATCAGAGCTTCAACGATGCGGAATTTCCTGTCTGGGAAAAGATTGGAGCTATTGTTAGACTGGGTTATGGAGTCG GTATATATGGTGCAATGGCAGTGGCGGGAAGATTTATATGCTCCCTTTCTGGTATTGATTGCATGGGAGGATTTGATCTCTCGTTAAATGCAATCGTTCAAGGGCTGGGATATGCAGCTCCACCGATTATGGCCCTTCTCTTCATACTAGAT GATGAAGTTGTGAAGCTATCTCCTCATGCTCGTGCAATCAGGGATGTTGAGGATGAGGAGTTGCGGAGTTTTTTTTATGGAATGTCAGCATGGCAG TTTATGCTCATAGTTGCTGCAAGCTCTGTTGGGGAGGAACTTTTCTACCGTGCTGCTGTTCAG GGAGCACTAGCAGAAATATTTCTTAGAGGAAGCAATTTGTTTGCTGATGCTCGAGGAATGACACTTTTG GCTGGTGTGTTGCCTCCATTCGTCCCATTTGCGCAGGCATATGCTGCTGTTATCACAGCTGCTCTTATTGGTTCACTCTATTACTTGGCTGCTTCTCCCAAAG ACCCCACCTATGTAGTTGCACCAGTTCTAAAGTCACGCTCTGGTCGTGAAGATCTGAGAAAGCTATTTGCAG CCTGGTATGAGAGGAGGCAAATGAAAAAGATATACTCCCCATTACTTGAGGCGTTTTTGGCCCTTTATCTTGGATTTGAATGGATTCAG ACAGACAATATTCTTGCGCCTATTATTACCCATGGCATCTACTCTTCTGTCATTCTGGGACACGGTCTTTGGAAGATTAATGACCATCAACGACGACTACGACAACGAGTGAAAAAACTTAAATTGGAAGGTAAAATTTCAAGGAAATAA